A window of the Halotia branconii CENA392 genome harbors these coding sequences:
- a CDS encoding DUF6876 family protein yields the protein MANTTAKTAEEIVADLEQFTGSSVVYRHWLGVLRYTEGVKYLAESTQCYWLLDAIGSYQGQLQSNPELRDFQIWHLIVQEKTATLICGEDTDKEVLRQQIKYTDFPLPEIKLYLAQKVLMLPSEY from the coding sequence ATGGCAAATACTACTGCAAAGACTGCTGAAGAGATCGTCGCAGACTTGGAGCAGTTCACAGGCTCATCAGTCGTTTACAGACATTGGTTGGGTGTTCTACGCTACACAGAAGGTGTGAAGTACTTGGCTGAATCGACGCAATGCTACTGGCTGCTGGATGCGATTGGGTCTTATCAAGGGCAGCTTCAATCTAATCCTGAACTGAGAGATTTTCAAATATGGCATTTGATAGTTCAGGAGAAAACTGCAACATTGATTTGTGGGGAGGACACGGATAAGGAAGTGCTACGACAACAGATAAAGTATACCGACTTCCCGCTACCTGAAATTAAGCTTTATCTAGCACAGAAGGTGTTGATGTTGCCAAGCGAGTATTGA